A window of Macrococcus sp. 19Msa1099 genomic DNA:
CTTTGTTTCAAGCAATCTTTTTGATTTTGTCGAAGAGTCTGCTCGTGGAGCGCCGTCAAAAAAGGTCGTGACACGAGCGTTCAGACACGAGTAAAATCACGAAAAGAGGACAGGAAATGCTTTATTTCCTGTCCTCTTTTCTATATATAATGCTCTTAAATTTCTGTTTCCAGCTTTGCGATGACAATTTCTGAACCAAGCATTGGTGATTCTCCTTGAGGTTTATCGCCGCCATGTGAATGTGCCTGTTTGAAGGCATCGCTCGTTTTCCATGCTTCAAAGTCTTCTAACGTTTCCCACCATGTATTGACATAAAGTTCGTCATGATCTTCTAAGTTCTGAATAGACCATGTTTCAATTTTATGGAATCCTTTTAATTCTTGGATTGCGCCACCTTTTGTAAACATCGGTGCCATCTTTTCAGCGAATCCTTTTTTCATTTTAATTCTATTTGTTACGATATACATGAAATCACTCCTAAAGTTTTGTTGGGTTTGTTGCCCATATTTGATTCGTACGTACAAATGTTCTGCGGTTGATCTTAAGCTGCGAAACGATGACTTCAGCAATATCTTCTGGATGTGTCATCGATTCAGGGTCGAGCGATACTTCACCGATTAAGTCTGTTAATACGGCAGAAGGATGAATCAAGAACGTTCGAATGTTGTGCTGACGCATTTCTCTCATAACACCATCAGATAATCCTGATAATGCAAATTTACTTGCAGAGTATGCACTTGAAGTCGGGCCGGCATTTACAGCGGACATTGAGCTCATATTGACGATGTCACCTGACTGCTGATTGATCATATGTGGCAGAACCTCCTGCATAAAATGAAACGGGCCATACACATTTACAGCCATCATCTTATTTAAGTCTTCTTCAGTTGTTGTGAGAAATGAGCTGTTATGCATAATACCTGCATTATTGATCAATATATCGATACGTTCAAATGTTTCCAGTGTATGTGCAACAGCTGCTTTAATATCGTCTTTGTTTGCACTGTCACATACAATCGCAGTTACATCTACATCAAACTGTGAAAGTGAGTCCACCGCCGATTCTAGATGTTCGATGTTACGGCCTGTAATTGCAATATGTACACCTTCATGTGCGAGCGTCTTAGCAATCTGTAAACCGATACCTCTCGAACCGCCTGTAATAAGTGCTGTTTTGTTTTTTAAGCTTTCCATGATATTGCTCCTCTATAAGTAATGATAGGTTGATAGCTTGTAGTGAAAAAGAAGAGGGTGACAGATGTCAAACCCTCTTGATAGCATTATTTATTTAATTCGTTAATGATTTTTTTATCGTTATGTGTGTAGATAATGTATTTCTTGTCTTTTGTGTCTAAAAGCACTCGGTTTGTTTTACCGAAAGTAGAGCCGATACGTACGATCTTTTCGTCGCTCGCTTCTTCAGCAGTTGCGTAAATATTCGTATCTTCTTTAACACTTAAAATATCTTCGTTTGGAATAGTGATATCAGCAACACGCCATTTAATATTTACTTCTTTGTCGTCTTTAGTAATTCTCATTGCCATTTCTAAACACATCCTTATCGTTTTTATACCATAAATATAACGCTTTTTATCAGTATATTCAAATAAATTGATGTGATTAGATGAATTTAAACGAAATTCATCTTTAATGAAAGAAATTAGTGTTTATTTGTTGATTTATCTTAAAAAACTTGTAGGAATTGATTATCATATACAATGAAGGGATTTGATGAATTGAGATATAAGTCTATGTTTTTATTATTAGCGGCAGTGATTGTCGTTGCGGCGACATTGCGCGCACCATTAACAGTAATTGGTCCGATTATTTCTGAAATCGGAGATACCTTATCATTAAATCAAACGATGCTTGGAGGACTGACTACAATTCCACTCATTATGTTTGGTATCGTATCGCCTTTCGTCGCGAAAATAAGCGCAAAGGTTGGCATGAGTATGACGTTGTTTGCGGGAATGTTACTGCTGTTAAGTGGACTGATAATACGTATTATTCCAAACCTGCCATGGCTTGTCATAGGAACAATGCTCGTTGGTACAGGTATTGCCATAGGAAATGTGATACTACCAAGCTTTGTTAAATGGCGCTTTCCAGCACATGTCGGACTGATGACGGGTGTATTTGCCGCTACGATGAACTTAACAGCAGGAATTGGCGGCGGATTAAGTGTACCTCTATCACATTATAACGATTACGGTTATCAGTTCGCATTAGGATTCTGGATTATTCCCTCGGTAATTGGGCTTATCGTGTGGCTGCCACAGTTAAAGCATAATCCAAAGCCAGAATTTTCGGTAAGCAGACGTAAAATTTATCACTCTAAGTTAGCTGTTGCAA
This region includes:
- a CDS encoding heme oxygenase, which gives rise to MYIVTNRIKMKKGFAEKMAPMFTKGGAIQELKGFHKIETWSIQNLEDHDELYVNTWWETLEDFEAWKTSDAFKQAHSHGGDKPQGESPMLGSEIVIAKLETEI
- a CDS encoding MFS transporter, which codes for MFLLLAAVIVVAATLRAPLTVIGPIISEIGDTLSLNQTMLGGLTTIPLIMFGIVSPFVAKISAKVGMSMTLFAGMLLLLSGLIIRIIPNLPWLVIGTMLVGTGIAIGNVILPSFVKWRFPAHVGLMTGVFAATMNLTAGIGGGLSVPLSHYNDYGYQFALGFWIIPSVIGLIVWLPQLKHNPKPEFSVSRRKIYHSKLAVAIALMMGFQSMNFYSTVTWFPEILIHYGVSQETAGYMLMLNQFAQLPMTFMMPVIAMKMNNQRPLVIAFTILFLIGFTALQFNHIVLIVIGMIATGLAGGAAFSLCMLFFSLRARTNEDAIKLSGFSQSVGYLIAGIGPVLMGYLNDMTGTYMTSFIMFYVIAICMFIFGMIASKNEYV
- a CDS encoding SDR family NAD(P)-dependent oxidoreductase; its protein translation is MESLKNKTALITGGSRGIGLQIAKTLAHEGVHIAITGRNIEHLESAVDSLSQFDVDVTAIVCDSANKDDIKAAVAHTLETFERIDILINNAGIMHNSSFLTTTEEDLNKMMAVNVYGPFHFMQEVLPHMINQQSGDIVNMSSMSAVNAGPTSSAYSASKFALSGLSDGVMREMRQHNIRTFLIHPSAVLTDLIGEVSLDPESMTHPEDIAEVIVSQLKINRRTFVRTNQIWATNPTKL